The following proteins are encoded in a genomic region of Nicotiana sylvestris chromosome 4, ASM39365v2, whole genome shotgun sequence:
- the LOC138889738 gene encoding uncharacterized protein yields the protein MSLNACTGDGTDRKPRKFSGMDFKRWQQKMFFYLTTLSLQRFIPVLGEETSANERFMVTEAWKHSDFLCKNYILSCLKDGLYNVSSVMEISKELWNALENKYKTEDAGLKKFGVAKFLDIKMVDSKSVITQVQELQVIVHDLLAEGMVINEAFQVVALIEKLPLMWKDFKNYLKHKLKEITLEDLIVRLRIEEDNKAAKKKSRENSTIMGANIVEEASTSKKRKKPLGPKNYPS from the exons ATGTCACTCAATGCCTGCACTGGTGATGGCACCGACAGAAAGCCCAGGAAATTTTCTGGCATGGACTTCAAACGCTGGCAGCAGAAAATGTTCTTCTACCTGACCACACTTAGTTTGCAGCGCTTTATTCCAGTCTTGGGAGAAGAGACTTCAGCTAATGAGCGATTTATGGTCACGGAGGcatggaagcattctgacttTTTGTGCAAAAATTATATATTGAGTTGTTTGAAAGATGGCTTGTACAACGTTTCCAGTGTCATGGAGATTTCGAAAGAGTTGTGGAATGCTCTTGAAAATAAGTACAAGACGGAAGATGCTGGACTAAAGAAATTTGGTGTCGCAAAATTCTTGGACATTAAAATGGTTGACAGTAAGTCTGTCATAACTCAAGTTCAAGAATTGCAAGTCATCGTTCATGACCTCCTTGCCGAAG gtatggtcataaatgaaGCATTTCAAGTTGTGGCATTGATTGAAAAGTTGCCTCTGATGTGGAAGGACTttaaaaactacttgaaacataAGCTCAAGGAGATTACATTGGAAGACCTTATTGTTCGCCTAAGGATTGAAGAGGACAACAAGGCTGCAAAAAAGAAGTCTCGTgaaaattcaacaataatgggtgCAAATATTGTTGAGGAAGCTTCCACgagtaaaaagagaaagaagccgcttggaccaaagaattacccaagTTAA
- the LOC138889739 gene encoding secreted RxLR effector protein 161-like — MVIACLYVDNILIMSNDIANINATKRMLTSKFDMKDLRVANLILGIKILQTPQGLALSQSHYIKMNLEKFKYLDFNEVKTAIDLNHTLVKNKGQRESQLEYTLVLGRLIYIMNCTRPEIACAISKISRYRRNTNQANWIAMKQVLGCLKYIQDYAMHYNNYPTSIEGHSDANWLIGSTESKSTSGYIFTISRGAVSWKLSKQTCIARSTMESEFIALDKVGEEAE; from the coding sequence atgGTCATTGCTTGTTTATATGTGGATAATATACTGATAATGAGTAACGACATTgctaacataaatgctactaagcgcatGCTtactagtaagtttgatatgaaagacttaagAGTTGCCAATTTAATTTTGGGAATTAAGATCCTtcagactcctcaaggtctagctttgtctcaatctcattatattaaaatGAATCTTGAAAAGTTCAAATATTTGGACTTTAATGAAGTAAAAACGGCAATTGATTTAAACCATACTCTTGTAAAGAATAAAGGTCAAAGGGAATCTCAATTGGAATATACTCTAGTGTTGGGAAGATTGATATATattatgaattgtacacgacctgagatagcttgtgcaataagtaagATTAGTCGATACAGAAGAAATACCAACCAAGCTAATTGGATAGCAATGAAACAAGTTTTGGGATGTTTGAAATATATTCAAGACTATGCAATGCATTACAATAATTATCCCACATCTATTGAGGGACATAGTGATGCAAATTGGTTAATAGGATCAACAGAATCAAAATCTACAAGTGGATACATTTTTACTATTAGTAGAGGAGCAGTGTCTTGGAAGTTGTCCAAACAGACATGCAtcgcccgctctacaatggagtctGAGTTTATAGCTTTAGACAAGgtcggtgaagaagctgaatga